Proteins from a genomic interval of Rhipicephalus microplus isolate Deutch F79 chromosome 6, USDA_Rmic, whole genome shotgun sequence:
- the LOC142765839 gene encoding uncharacterized protein LOC142765839 produces MTCDVFTYATRKRVSGAFLSLDQAKAFDPVRHAYLFETLCEFGLPMDFVKVIRLLYSDLRCSMVVNGFTTDIFEYTQGIRQGCPLGSTLFVLFIEPFLSSIVCGPNIPGLPLTGVEELKVLALADISLFLRDARNLEYFQRAFASYTEVSGAMLNDEKS; encoded by the coding sequence ATGACTTGTGACGTCTTCACGTATGCCACCAGAAAAAGAGTTTCAGGAGCCTTCCTCTCACTTGACCAAGCGAAGGCTTTCGACCCGGTGAGGCACGCCTACCTGTTCGAGACGCTATGTGAGTTCGGCCTCCCGATGGACTTCGTGAAGGTTATAAGACTTCTGTACTCGGATCTCCGGTGCAGCATGGTTGTCAACGGCTTCACGACCGATATTTTCGAGTATACGCAAGGAATCAGGCAAGGGTGCCCATTAGGTTCGACACTCTTCGTGCTCTTTATAGAGCCTTTCCTGTCGTCAATAGTCTGTGGCCCGAATATCCCAGGCCTGCCACTCACGGGCGTTGAAGAGCTCAAGGTACTAGCCCTTGCGGACATTTCCCTCTTCCTGCGAGACGCCCGCAACCTCGAGTACTTCCAACGCGCCTTCGCCTCCTATACTGAAGTGTCTGGGGCGATGCTGAACGATGAAAAAAGCTAA